The Acidithiobacillus ferrooxidans ATCC 23270 genomic interval GCTGCTGGTGGTGGCGGCCGAGGCGCAGCGGCGCAAGCTGGCGAATGTGCGGACGCAGCAAGGCGTGGCGGAAATTTTGCCTTTCGCCGATGCCTGCTTTGATCTGGTGGTGACCCGCTTCTCGGCGCACCACTGGGCGGATGTGCCGCGTGCCCTGAAGGAAGTGCGGCGGGTGCTCCAACCGGAGGGCAGACTGGTGGTGATCGATGTTATCGCACCGGAAACGCCGCTGCTGGATACCCTGCTGCAAAGCGTCGAAGTCTTGCGGGATGCCTCCCATGTGCGCGATTATCGACGCTCTGAGTGGGAAGACATGCTGGTCCGGGCGGGTTTCGTTGTCAGCGACCATCAGGCCTGGAAATTGCCTTTGCGCTTTGAGAGTTGGATTGCGCGCATGCGGACCCCGGAGCTGCGGGTCACCGCGATCCGCAGTCTGTGCGCGCATGCCGCCACCGAGGTGCGGGACTAT includes:
- a CDS encoding class I SAM-dependent methyltransferase: MDQQKLVDAQFGVAAMDYLQSPTHAQGADLQRLRALADGQRDWRVLDLGCGAGHASYALAGEVMEVTAYDLSAEMLLVVAAEAQRRKLANVRTQQGVAEILPFADACFDLVVTRFSAHHWADVPRALKEVRRVLQPEGRLVVIDVIAPETPLLDTLLQSVEVLRDASHVRDYRRSEWEDMLVRAGFVVSDHQAWKLPLRFESWIARMRTPELRVTAIRSLCAHAATEVRDYFAIQPNNDCAIDAAWIEAVSPSA